A stretch of DNA from Brassica napus cultivar Da-Ae unplaced genomic scaffold, Da-Ae ScsIHWf_1921;HRSCAF=2565, whole genome shotgun sequence:
GTGTTGCTAGTTCAATTGGCATAGCAAACCACCTCGCCatctaaaaagaaataaaaaacatcTCAAAGTTCGAACACATACACCTTAGTTCGAACACCAACACCTTTGTTTCTTAGTGAACAAACAAAGTCCAACTTTCTGCGCGGTATGAGAACAGTTTAATTGATTTCCGGTTCGATATGCCCGGTTACTAATaagaatcataaaaaaaaaagagagacggAAATAAAGCATGACAAAATAGAATAAGTTCTTAAACCCCTTTCCCTACGTCTATATATTTAGAACAATTTATTTGTCAATTTGTAAACCGAGATACCACATCTAGAAAAACAAGTAAATTGCAAAGCTTTTTCAGCAAAGATAATTTGCTCAAAGACAGTTTACAAAGAAGATGTCTACCATTCAGGCAAGGTGGGTACCGATTCAATCTCCGGTGGAAGATAAGGCGATGAAACCACTTAACTATGAGACGAAGAAACCACATAACTATGAGACCATTCTCAGAGACGCAGATCTTCCAATCCCCCCTTCCACCGAACAACTACGTTCTGGTGTTCTCTTGAAAAAACTGGTTGgtgcttctttcttttttttgctctACAATTTTCTTGAAGGTACAtccatataattttaaaaaaattaaagataataTATCATATAAGATAAGTACTGAATGACGAGATTAACAGTATCCAAATGTTAATTTTTTCGAAGGAAATGAAAATGGGATAAATCAATTaattaattcgtttttattttgttaaagcTCATTAAATTCACATGTTGTGAATCTTGTGATgatattcttataaaatattGAACAGATCAAATATTGGGTGGACGACAGAAACATCAATTGCTTCATGATCTTTCCAAGGAAACTCTCTATCACTTGGTCTGATGACCCCAACTATTGGACATGGCTTCCCAACGACTCACCAAAGTAAGATACGTGTAGTTTAACAACCCAGCACTATGAATAGTTTAACCACATGACCTGTACGTATTTCTATTAgaactattgaaaatatttttttggtcttaGATTAATCGATCAAACTCGGAGAATTTATCGTACCGGTTAATCTATGTTACATATGCACCCTTCAACGGGTATTTATATTACTTTGTATTATTACTAACATATATAAACCGCCTGTGAATCTTAAAAGCGAGAAAGGTGTAGAAGCTGCGGAATTGAATAACGTGTGTTGGCTCGACATCACGGGCAAATTCGACACAAGTAATCTCACTCCTGGGATTACGTACGAGGTGGTCTTTAAGATGAAGCTAGAGGATCCTGCCTACGGATGGGACACGCCGGTGAACGTAAAGCTAGTGTTGCCTAACGGTAAGGACAAACCACAAGAGAAAAAAGTGAGTTTAAGAGAACAACCGAGGTATCAATGGGTCGATATTAAAGTCGGAGAGTTCAAGCATGAGAGAGATTCCGTCGGAGAGATCATCTTCTCAATGTATGAGCATGCGGCTGGTGTTTGGAAGAAAGGGCTCTTCCTCAAAGGTGTTGCTATTCGTCCCAAGTACAATAATTAATATGGGATATAAAAACATTTGAAGATCCATATACACCAGtggatattttttatttatatttcacatcatatataccatatatatatgaggAACGtctgtgtgtatatataataaggTTGATCTATCGTTTTATTACTTTAAATAACAACTTTGATGTTGGTGTTGAATAAAACCAAAACCGAAATTTGGTGTTGTAATGTTCTAAGTTTTAAATTCAAGTTTGAGTGCATGTATTCAATAAAAATGATCgatcaaagaaaatttattaTGGACCGGAAACTCGTGGTCAAGTGGCAAGGGGAAGGGCTTGAGATGTCAGCACATTTCAGGTTCGATGCACCTGCCATACGAAGCTAAGTCACATTTCTCTGGTCACTTTACACGGATATGAGCTACTGCATTTCGACCCATTTAAATATCTGGGAAATggtctatccgtgggctgcACCTCCCTCCCGGGAATTAGGTCTATGTCTTTAATAGACCAGTTTTAACccattttcgtaaaaaaaatgaaaatttattatgtATCTTGTTGGCCACCAGATAATTTAATTGCACTCCAGGAGCCACAGAATGGTCGGTTGACCTCGGTCGTCGGACACTGcggttaattaaaaaaaaaaaaaatatatatatatatatattgtatgagAGCAAACAGTATAGATGTGAAATCGttcggatttttgttttaaCCAAATGCAGAAAAAACAATGTATCcgaacagattttttttttatttaggatTTGATTGGTATGGTTGGTAGTCGAACGATTCAGTAGTAAGAATActtaatttggatacaaaaTGTGCCAGCCTTGTAAGGATAAGGTTCCATCTGTGGTAAATAGAGAgttttgagactgaatatttctgtgttattattaatgaacaaagggggttccttatataaggattacaagataaagataaaaggaaagtgtacatatccttatccaagaggaaataagaaaactactaaaacataGGAAAATGAAACTATCTATATCCTAAGTCGGCTAAGGCTTTGGCCGACTTTCTCTCCTCCTTGTGGCCGCGGTTGGGCTTGATGTGGCCGACGAGctttctcttcttgtcttggttaatgacaatccactccatgatttataacactcctccttggatgccataaccatacataatttgtagtacgcttcatgttgcctcgttaaaaccttatcaggaaaacccagtgggacaaaaccatgatgaaggaaaaagattacaacacgcactactccccctgatgtgaacctcagtgtaggttctacattctacgcatcttgGTGCGTGATATTTCCTGTATGTATAGGATGAGAGTATTCGGCCAAGTTCATTACTAAGCCGTAACTAGACCACTTCGACCTCTTAGGTCATTTCTCATGTTTTTTGACAtcgagtgtcccggtaaagcataTGTGCTAAACAATATGAACTATATTGTCCTCGGAGATCACTATTtggtctttgcaaatcgtgtttgcatgtgtccatGGTCTAGACGTGATCGTGTACTGTTAACTCTTTACTTTGGTCGGACAATAATAAGTACTTATGGACAATGTACTAGACATGGTTATCATGAACCTATGTCTCAATTTGGCCGATCCATGTTTGGAtcatagacctcgtctatacatgtccactacttgtctcatgagtgttcaagatcaatgatcattgctgtgagtttataatctcttattatgGCTCTGCGGCCGAACATACTCATGGAAGTGGACATCGATTTCTTTGCCTTAGGCAGTACCATATTTATCTCGGACATCATAGTCCTttatccatctcttgatggtatctcatgacctctgttgctgtggattatatcacacactgaaatatatattattaggtcatagatctcggctctcacaagcttatggactacaatacatttgtatccggttgatcttttgtctttactagcccgtgatcaagaagaagggccAGACACCTTTTAGTCTTAAAGCCAGACGCGTCTAGTAGAAGAGCTAGAAGTTCTTTGCTGAAGAGCCGGACGCCCTTAGACGGACAGAGTCGGACATCTTTAATTTGAAAGGTCGGGGCCAGACGCTTTTGgtcggacacccacatagatttattctatgcctactaacctcttttaggtttagtataatcacaagaaattttaaatatatggactgtattggattgtcttttatacaactccaagatcaatgatcatgcgtgatcaatttcttttacataatatatgcagctgctttatgtttcagtccatgaatcagcttaggaacaaagctgttctttcattttatccagtgatccatatgctgcttactacatcattgtatctaatttctttcttatgaccagatcattgtcaatttcgaaaatctgtagcagcatccaccacataggagtttatctccttataatctgttcctttgatctctgtgagtaccttgtgtaacaagctataatctaatgctgttaagtaggaagacatgaacactcttagacctcgtgatcatgtgccttctctcacggtttctttatctcacaagatccatctatttcactggttgatcagatggcgtttctgtatatgtatatggccaatacgctcatctctcctttagatactttgaacatccacatttatctttcaatctaatctttattctttatgattgtatgagtactctttcgtgggttcatgatcctcgttcatttctttatgttcaagtgctataactttatgtatctttatacaaatgtgtgtgtgtgtcgacactttcatgtggttccattatgttccagacatgatctatagatttgagatcttattatccaggacctttgttacctagtagcttggcgtcccaagactacatggtttggtaccttagatgtgtagttgcgcagccttttctcaatgtctggtatggtttctcttataatctcggatctgtattctatgcaccattcttttctatccgagattcctttatcttatggaacacttggtctatcttgtatagactctatagcaacttgattatgtctcttctaggacattcatttggtgctaagctggttagtcatttctcgggtcagtgtctggcatttcgattagcttctcaattagctagctttataatctttctttggacgtcttaaattataatctctagtccgaggatatttgccaagacaatgatggttaaaaccattcttaattttaacattctttatccagcttgtaatctttctcctttaatatttggattcatttgtttcatggaatccgtacctggccactatttgattacccatgttttggctctcgGTCCTTTTGATTTTgtggagaagatcttattcttatatattctcaatcctcttctgaggttccatcttagacagcacatatatgtatgtggtggtttattcaaaatctcttaagatg
This window harbors:
- the LOC106436632 gene encoding protein PHLOEM PROTEIN 2-LIKE A1, whose translation is MSTIQARWVPIQSPVEDKAMKPLNYETKKPHNYETILRDADLPIPPSTEQLRSGVLLKKLIKYWVDDRNINCFMIFPRKLSITWSDDPNYWTWLPNDSPNEKGVEAAELNNVCWLDITGKFDTSNLTPGITYEVVFKMKLEDPAYGWDTPVNVKLVLPNGKDKPQEKKVSLREQPRYQWVDIKVGEFKHERDSVGEIIFSMYEHAAGVWKKGLFLKGVAIRPKYNN